One Triticum dicoccoides isolate Atlit2015 ecotype Zavitan chromosome 3B, WEW_v2.0, whole genome shotgun sequence genomic window, TCCAGGCGTTCATGGTGTAGGCTTAATTACCTTGAGAAGATGATCCTTGGTGCCGGCATGAACGTGGTCTGGATTTTTACCATCTGCTAGTACAATACCCTCCAACTCCAAATTCAACTACCGAAACTTCCAGGTTGCTGCCTCCTCTGCTCTAATGTCAACTATTCAAGCCTGGAGCTAGATATGTTCATCAGTGGATGCTTGAATGCATGTGTTTTAGAACTGTTGACCCAACGTGGATGCGATCACGATTAGAAGTCAGTCATCTCGTTTACTTTTACCTGCACCAATTAAGGCACTAATTATTCTAAGCCTCCACCTGCAGTTGAGACATGACTTCGTCAACAACTCCACCAACACCCCCAACATGCATGGCCGGAAGCACCACTATAAATATCCATTGATGTTTCGCTTAAAACTCACCTCATCTTGCAAGAGTACACACTTCCATAAAACACACACAATGGTAGGCACAAAGCTAGTAGCCCTTGTCTATGTTGTCCTCTTGAGTATTGGACTGGCCAATGCTGCAAGGGTGGTTAGATTCGGCAGTGGAAGCGCCACGGGaacgggagcgggaggaggagaggGTGGGGGAACTGTGAGTGGTGGTGGCTCGGGTGCTGGGGGTGGAACTGGGTCTGGCTTGAGTTCTAGTAGTGGTAGCCATGCaagcggtggaggtggaggtggcggcggaggcggcaacCAAAATGGTGGAACTGGATATGGTAGCGGGTCCGGCTCTGGCTCCGGTTCCAGTCAATATAGTCAAGGATCTTCAtatccctatggtggtggctatggTGGATATACTAGCGCTGGTGGTgccggtggtggcggtggtggagggaAAGCTAGTGGTTATCAAGGATCTAGTGGATATGGGGCTGGTAGTGGCACTGGTTCTGGCTCAGCTACAGCTACTAACAATTGGTATAGACAAGGTAGTACAAATGCAGATGCTGGTGGAAACGGTGGTGGCAATGGCGGAGGAAGAAATGGTGGGAGTGGTGCAGGCAAAGGTGCTGGATCTGGGTATGGCAATGCCAACCCCTAGTCCCCTTCATGTGAGGAATCTAAAAAAATGGAGCCCAACCTACTATACTGTGTCAAATTGATAGCTTTGACTCTTTTTTCATTTATTTGTTATCATCTTACATATTATCAAATAAGGGCTTCATTGTTCTAGTGGAATATGCACTAGTGTTTGTGATATATTCCAAGAATGTTACATGTCAATGTATCACTATTTATATGTATTAAGTTATATACCATCGTTTTGGCCAATTAACTTGAAATGGAAACTCTTTGCCCGTGTTATGGTTG contains:
- the LOC119282241 gene encoding glycine-rich cell wall structural protein 2-like, whose product is MVGTKLVALVYVVLLSIGLANAARVVRFGSGSATGTGAGGGEGGGTVSGGGSGAGGGTGSGLSSSSGSHASGGGGGGGGGGNQNGGTGYGSGSGSGSGSSQYSQGSSYPYGGGYGGYTSAGGAGGGGGGGKASGYQGSSGYGAGSGTGSGSATATNNWYRQGSTNADAGGNGGGNGGGRNGGSGAGKGAGSGYGNANP